One segment of Oceanotoga teriensis DNA contains the following:
- a CDS encoding urocanate hydratase, with product MDINYDISKAMTIKLDNELPEYPKFKKDIRRAPKRELTLNKNEIKLALKNALRYIPKEHHEMMAKEFLNELMEKGRIYGYRFRPEGNIKGKPINEYRGNIIEAKAFQVMIDNNLDFDVALYPYELVTYGETGQVCQNWMQYRLIKKYLEVMTDEQTLVVESGHPLGLFKSHKMAPRVIITNALMIGLFDDQENWIKAQALGVANYGQMTAGGWMYIGPQGIVHGTFNTLLNAGRLKLGIDSDKDLKGKLFVSSGLGGMSGAQPKAAEIANGVAIVAEVDYSRIETRHDQGWVGKIAESPEEAFKIAKEAQKNNETLSIAFHGNIVDLLEYAVENNIHIDLLSDQTSCHAPYDGGYCPIGITFEERTSLLSSNKNKFKTLVNETLIRHFNAIKKLVEKGTYFFDYGNSFMKAVFDAGAKEISKNGKDTSEGFIFPSYVEDIMGPMLFDYGYGPFRWVCLSGSKEDLIKTDKAAMNCINPDRRGQDRDNWVWIRDAEKNNLVVGTQARILYQDALGRMTIALKFNEMVKNGEIGPVMIGRDHHDTGGTDSPYRETANIKDGSNIMADMATQCYAGNAARGMSLIALHNGGGVGIGKSINGGFGLVLDGSERVDNIIKMAIPWDVMGGVARRAWARNENSINTSIEYNINYTENHITIPYISDDEMIDTLINDIK from the coding sequence ATGGATATTAATTATGATATTTCTAAAGCTATGACCATTAAATTGGACAACGAATTGCCAGAATATCCAAAGTTTAAAAAAGATATAAGAAGAGCTCCAAAGAGAGAACTAACTTTAAACAAAAATGAAATAAAGCTCGCATTAAAAAATGCTTTAAGGTATATACCTAAGGAACATCATGAAATGATGGCAAAAGAATTTTTAAATGAACTGATGGAAAAAGGTAGGATTTATGGCTATAGATTTAGACCCGAAGGTAATATTAAAGGTAAACCAATAAACGAATATAGGGGTAATATAATAGAAGCCAAAGCTTTTCAAGTTATGATAGATAACAATCTTGATTTCGATGTTGCATTATATCCTTATGAACTCGTTACATATGGCGAAACAGGACAAGTTTGTCAAAATTGGATGCAATATAGATTGATAAAAAAATATCTCGAAGTGATGACAGATGAACAAACTTTAGTTGTAGAATCTGGTCACCCTTTAGGACTTTTTAAATCTCATAAAATGGCTCCAAGAGTTATAATAACAAATGCTTTGATGATTGGTCTTTTTGATGATCAAGAAAATTGGATAAAAGCTCAAGCACTTGGTGTTGCCAATTATGGCCAGATGACTGCAGGAGGTTGGATGTATATAGGTCCTCAAGGTATTGTTCATGGAACATTCAACACACTTTTAAATGCCGGTAGATTAAAACTTGGTATAGATTCAGATAAAGATTTAAAAGGAAAATTATTTGTTTCATCTGGACTCGGCGGAATGAGTGGTGCTCAACCAAAGGCTGCTGAAATTGCAAATGGTGTTGCCATAGTTGCAGAAGTAGATTATTCAAGAATAGAAACAAGACATGATCAAGGATGGGTCGGCAAAATAGCTGAATCACCTGAAGAAGCCTTCAAAATTGCGAAAGAAGCTCAAAAAAACAATGAAACTTTATCTATAGCTTTTCATGGAAATATAGTTGATTTACTCGAATATGCCGTTGAAAATAATATTCATATAGATTTATTATCTGATCAAACATCTTGTCATGCTCCATATGATGGTGGTTATTGTCCTATTGGAATAACATTTGAAGAAAGGACAAGTTTATTATCCTCAAATAAAAATAAATTTAAAACTCTTGTAAATGAAACTCTTATAAGACATTTTAATGCTATAAAAAAACTTGTAGAAAAAGGAACTTATTTCTTTGATTATGGAAATAGTTTTATGAAAGCAGTGTTTGATGCAGGTGCTAAAGAAATTTCAAAAAATGGTAAAGATACTTCAGAAGGTTTTATATTCCCTTCTTATGTCGAAGATATAATGGGCCCTATGCTTTTTGACTATGGATATGGTCCATTTAGATGGGTATGTCTGTCTGGAAGTAAAGAAGATCTTATAAAAACAGATAAAGCAGCTATGAACTGTATAAATCCGGACAGAAGAGGCCAAGATAGAGATAATTGGGTTTGGATAAGAGACGCAGAAAAAAACAACCTTGTTGTAGGCACTCAAGCAAGAATACTTTATCAAGATGCCCTCGGGAGAATGACTATAGCTTTAAAATTTAATGAAATGGTCAAAAACGGAGAAATAGGACCTGTTATGATAGGAAGAGACCATCATGATACAGGTGGTACAGACTCACCTTATAGAGAAACTGCAAATATAAAAGATGGTTCTAATATAATGGCCGATATGGCAACTCAATGTTATGCAGGAAATGCAGCTCGTGGTATGAGTTTGATCGCATTGCATAATGGTGGTGGAGTAGGAATTGGAAAATCTATCAATGGAGGTTTTGGCCTTGTATTAGATGGCTCAGAAAGAGTTGACAATATAATAAAAATGGCAATTCCATGGGATGTAATGGGTGGAGTTGCAAGACGTGCTTGGGCAAGAAATGAAAATTCAATAAATACTTCAATAGAATACAATATAAATTACACAGAAAATCACATAACCATACCGTATATAAGTGATGATGAAATGATAGATACATTAATAAATGATATAAAATAA